A genomic region of Glycine max cultivar Williams 82 chromosome 15, Glycine_max_v4.0, whole genome shotgun sequence contains the following coding sequences:
- the LOC100798041 gene encoding uncharacterized protein, with translation MHKTTHPCGGTSYPQPQILLNPKNDVVLPPTLEPYHHHRRGHEPPSCMLTRAAAAASSWLRHRRIRYFFLLLCSPLLLIVLCAVLPFLCAAELCLRRRGLWRKILRRGDASDRLRRCEEGCCHEEEQEEEKGLLHRYLEDQLLLVGSMYECGDDDE, from the coding sequence atgCACAAAACTACCCACCCATGTGGGGGCACATCATATCCACAACCGCAGATACTACTAAACCCCAAAAATGACGTCGTTTTGCCCCCGACCCTCGAACcctaccaccaccaccgccgCGGCCATGAGCCCCCGTCGTGCATGCTGACCCGCGCCGCTGCCGCCGCCTCCTCGTGGCTGCGCCACCGCCGGATCCGGtacttcttcctcctcctctgCTCGCCGCTCCTCCTCATCGTCCTCTGCGCCGTGCTTCCTTTCCTCTGCGCTGCCGAGCTCTGCCTCCGCCGCCGCGGCCTCTGGCGGAAGATCCTCCGTCGCGGTGACGCCTCCGATCGCCTCCGCCGCTGCGAGGAAGGGTGCTGCCATGAAGAGGAgcaggaggaggagaagggacTGTTGCATCGCTACCTCGAAGATCAGCTTCTTCTCGTTGGATCCATGTACGAGTGTGGCGACGATGACGAATAA